The following DNA comes from Kitasatospora sp. NBC_01287.
CAGGAGGAGTACCGCCGTGGCACTGGCCACCACCCACGTCACCCGGCACCGGATCACCGTCGCGGCGCCGCCCGAGGCGGTCTTCGCGCTGATCGCCGACGCGGCCGGCTGGCCGCAGGTCTTCGGACCCACCGTGCACGCCGAGATCGAGCAGGGCGCGGCCGGGGGTGAACAGCTGTTGCGGATCTGGGCGTTCGCCAACGGCGAGGTGCGCAACTGGACCTCCCGGCGCTCGCTCGACCCGGTCGGCCGCCGGATCACCTTCCGCCAGCTGGTCTCCTCCCCGCCGGTCGCCGCGATGGGCGGCGAGTGGCAGGTCGCCGCGGTCGAGGGCGGCAGTGAGGTGGTGCTGCTGCACGACTTCGCGGCCCTCGACGACGACCCGGCGGCGGTGCGCTGGATCGAGCAGGCCATCGACCGCAACAGCGCCGCCGAGCTGAGCGCCCTCGCGGCGGCCGCCGAGGCCGGGGCTGACGGGGTCGGGGTCGACGGGGCTGAGGCCGAAGGCGCTGAGGCCGAAGGCGCTGAGGCCCACGGGGCCCTGCGCTTCACCTTCAGCGACTCGGTCCGGATCGACGGCGCGGCCACCGACGTCTTCGACTTCCTCAACCGGGCCGACCAGTGGCCGGCCCGGCTGCCGCACGTGGCCCGGCTCGACCTGAGCGAGCGCGACGGCGTGCAGTACCTGGAGATGGACACCCGCGCGCCGGACGGCAGCGTGCACACCACCACGTCGGTGCGGGTGCCGTTCGCCGAGCGCGGCACCATCGTCTACAAGCAGGTCAAGGTCTCACCGGTGATGGCCGCGCACACCGGCCGCTGGGTGATCGAGCCCGATCCGGACGGCGGCCCCGGCCTGCTCGCCACCTCCTGGCACACCGTCACCCTCGATCCGGCAGGTGTCGCCGAGCTGCTCGGCCCGGACGCCACCACCGCGCAGGCCCGCGCCCGGGTCCGCCACGCGCTGGGCACCAACAGCGCCACCACGCTGCGCCACGCCAAGGAGTTCGCCGAGCAGCGCCGCTGACGATCAGTCAACTCATCACAACAGGAGGGCCCCGATGCTCACCGTACCGCCCGGCACGGCCGATGTGCTGCTCGCCGACTCCGCCCGCCGCCACCCGGACCGTGCGGCGCTGCACACCCCGGCCGGGTCGCTGAGCTTCGCCGAGTTGGAGGGCCGGGTCGACGCGTGGGCGGGGCGGTTCGCGAGCGGCCTGGGCCGCCGCGGAGTGCGGATCGCGGTCTCCTCCGTGCTGCACCAGGACTTCCCGGTCGGCTACTACGCGGTGCTGCGCAGCGGCAACACGGTGGTGCCGCTCAACCCGCTGCTGCCCGACCCGGCGCTGCGCCACCTGCTGGCCGCCGCCAGGGTCGCCGTCGCCCTGGTCGGCCCCGGGCTGGCGGACCGGATCGACCGGTTGCGCGCCGAACTGCCCTTGCTGGAGCAGGTCCTGGTGATCGGGGAAGGGGCGGGAGGGGCCGAGCCGGCGATCCGTCGGATCATGGCCGCCGCCTCGACCGTGCCCGACCCCGCCGACCTGGCCGCCGTCACCTTCACCAGCGGCACCACCGGCCCCGCCAAGGCGGTCGCGCTGGGCCACCGCGCGATCAAGGCCTGCGCCGCCCAGTTCGCCCTGGCGCACCGGGTGGACGCCGACTCGACGCTCCTCGCCCACCTGCCGATCTTCTCCCCGCTGCACCTCAACGCGGCGGTCGGCGCCGGTGCCGCGCAGATCCTGGCCCCCGGCCCACTGCCCGGCAGCGCCGCCGAGGCCGTCGAGCCGGCCGACCGCCACGGTGCGACCCACTACTACGCGCTGCCGGTGACACTGGCCCGCTTCGCCGCCGACCCGGGCCTCGGCGCGGTCAAGTTCCGTACCGTGCGCCAGATCGCGGCCGGCAACGCGACGCTGCCCGCGCCCGTGGTGCGCGCCCTCACCGAGCAGTTCGGCGTCCCGGTCTTCCAGGGCTACGGGCTCACCGAGGCGGCCTACCTGCTGCACTCCGACGGCCCCCGCGCCCCGCGCCCCGGCTCGGCCGGCCCGGTGCTCGCCGGCACCCGCTCCCAGGTGGTCGACCTGGTCACCCGGCAGCCGCTGCCGCCCGGCAACCCCGGGGAACTGCTCGTGCAGGGGCCGCAGTTGATGCTCGGCTACCTGGACCGGCCGGACCTGGCACCGTTCGACGCCGACGGCTGGTTCGCCACCGGCGACGTGGTGCGGCTGGACGAGGACGGCTACCTGTTCGTGCTGGACCGGGTGGCCGACGTCTTCCACCGGGCGGGCGAGCTGGTCTGCCCCTCGGAGCTGGAACGCGCCCTGCTGGCTCATCCGGCGGTGCGCGACGCCGCGGTGGTCGACGGGCCGGGCGCCGAGGGACCGGCTGGGGAGGGATCGGCTGCGGAGGGATCGGACGCGTGCCGGGTGCCGATGGCCTTCGTCGTCCCGCAGGAGAGCGGCGCGGACGGCCCCGACGCGGCACTGGCCGAGGTGCTCGCCGAGGTCAACGCGGGCCTGCCACCGGCCCAGCGGATCGCCCACGCCGAGCCGCTCGCGGCGATCCCGCGCCGGCCGACCAACGGCAAGGTCGACCGGGCCGCGCTGCGCGCCGAGATGCGGGCCCGCACCGACCACCTCCACGAGCAACTGCTGCAGTTCTACGCCCGCCAGGCGCAGGCGGTGGACGACGGCGACCTGGACGGCTACGGCGCGACCTTCCACCCCGAGGCCGAGTTCGGCGCGACCGGCGCCCCGCAGCCACTGCGCGGCCGGGCCGCGATCGTCGAGCACAGCCGGGCCAGGCGGGCCGAACGCGCGGCCACCGGCCAGGTCAACCGGCATCTGATCAGCGGTCTGACCGTGCGGCGCCATCCGGACGGGCGGCTGACCACCGAGGCGCACACGCTGATCATCGCCACCGTGCCGGGCGAGCGCCCGCGCACCCTGGCGGGCGCCCTGCTGAGCGACGAGCTGGTCTGGCAGGGCGCCCAGGCCGCCCAGGCCGCTCAGGGCACCGGGGGCGCCCAGAGCGGCGGTTGGCAGGTGGCCCGCCGCCGGATCACGCCCGAGTCGGCCTGATCAGCGGGCCGGCCCCCGTCCGGCCCCGCCGGTCCTCGCCGCCGAGGCGCTACGCCTCGCCGTCGTCCAGGTGCGCCACCGCGCGGGTCCAGCCGGCCCCGGCCCGGGCGATCTTGACCGGGAAGCAGCTCACCGTGAACCCGTGCGGCCGGGGCAGCGCCGCCAGCCCGGCCAGCCGCTCGATCTGGCAGTACTCCCGCTCCCGCCCGGCGAAGTGGGCCGGCCAGAGCACCGAGCGGTCCCCGGTGGCGCGGTAGCGGGCGATGATGTCGCCGAAGGGCGCGTCCAGGCTGAAGGCGTCGGTGCCGATCACCCGGATCCCGAGGTCGAGCAGGAACGCGGTGGCCGAGCCGTCCAGGCCGGTGAACTCGGTGAAGTAGCGCTGGGTGCCGCCCCAGGCGTCGGCGCCGGTGTGCAGCAGCGCGATGTCCAGCGGCCGCGGTGCGTAGTCGATCCGCGCCAGCGCCGTCCGCAGGTCCCCGGCGTCGGCCACACCGCGCCCCCGCTCGCGCAGCTCCCGCAGGTCCAGGACGAAGCCGGGGCGGTGGAACCAGTCCAGCGGCAGCTGGTCGATGGTCCGGCCCTCGGTGCCGTCCGGCCGGGTGCCGTAGTGCGCGGGGGCGTCGACGTGCGTCCCGGTGTGGGTGGTCAGCGAGATCAGGTCGTTGGTCAGGAACTCGCCGCCCGGCAGCTCCTCGGGGGAGAAGTCGATGCCGAAGGCGGCGCGCATCCCGTCCGTCATGTGCTTGGCGCCCTCGGCCGCCGACAGGGTGGTGTGGGTGACGGTGTCGGGTTCCCAGAGATTGGCATCCACCGTGGCGGACAGGTCGATCAGCGGCATGGGGTCCCTCCCGGGGCAGAGTGTCGGCTCGCGCAGCATCGCCGGTCGCCCTCGTACGGCACTCGAACAGATTGGCTCCAGCGCGTCTCCAGTGCCTCGGTCCACCCTGCACCGCATGCAGGCTGAGCACGTGTATTCGCGGATCCTGGACTTCTACGCCCGCCAGATGCGGACCATCGACGGCGGCGACGCCGCCGGCTGGGCGGCCACCTTCACCGAGGACGGCGTCTTCGCCTCCAACGGCCTGCCCGAGCCGGTGCGCGGCCGGGCGGCCATCGAGGCGGGCACCGCGGTGAACGTCGCGGCGCGCGAGGCGCAGGGGGTGACCCATCGCCACGTGCTCAGCGCGCTCGCGGTGGAACCCAGGGGCACCGACGAGGTCTTCGCCCGCTCCTACGTGCTGGTGCTGGAGAACCGGGCGGGCCACCCGCCGCGGCCCTTCGTCAGCACGGTGCTGGAGGACGTCCTGGTCCACGCGGCCACCGGCTCCGGCGCCGACTGGCAGGTGCGCAGCCGCACCGTGCTGCGCGACGACCGTCCGTCCATCGGTACTTCGGGAACGGGTGAGGAATGACCGCCATGATCAGCACCGACG
Coding sequences within:
- a CDS encoding aromatase/cyclase codes for the protein MALATTHVTRHRITVAAPPEAVFALIADAAGWPQVFGPTVHAEIEQGAAGGEQLLRIWAFANGEVRNWTSRRSLDPVGRRITFRQLVSSPPVAAMGGEWQVAAVEGGSEVVLLHDFAALDDDPAAVRWIEQAIDRNSAAELSALAAAAEAGADGVGVDGAEAEGAEAEGAEAHGALRFTFSDSVRIDGAATDVFDFLNRADQWPARLPHVARLDLSERDGVQYLEMDTRAPDGSVHTTTSVRVPFAERGTIVYKQVKVSPVMAAHTGRWVIEPDPDGGPGLLATSWHTVTLDPAGVAELLGPDATTAQARARVRHALGTNSATTLRHAKEFAEQRR
- a CDS encoding AMP-binding protein; protein product: MLTVPPGTADVLLADSARRHPDRAALHTPAGSLSFAELEGRVDAWAGRFASGLGRRGVRIAVSSVLHQDFPVGYYAVLRSGNTVVPLNPLLPDPALRHLLAAARVAVALVGPGLADRIDRLRAELPLLEQVLVIGEGAGGAEPAIRRIMAAASTVPDPADLAAVTFTSGTTGPAKAVALGHRAIKACAAQFALAHRVDADSTLLAHLPIFSPLHLNAAVGAGAAQILAPGPLPGSAAEAVEPADRHGATHYYALPVTLARFAADPGLGAVKFRTVRQIAAGNATLPAPVVRALTEQFGVPVFQGYGLTEAAYLLHSDGPRAPRPGSAGPVLAGTRSQVVDLVTRQPLPPGNPGELLVQGPQLMLGYLDRPDLAPFDADGWFATGDVVRLDEDGYLFVLDRVADVFHRAGELVCPSELERALLAHPAVRDAAVVDGPGAEGPAGEGSAAEGSDACRVPMAFVVPQESGADGPDAALAEVLAEVNAGLPPAQRIAHAEPLAAIPRRPTNGKVDRAALRAEMRARTDHLHEQLLQFYARQAQAVDDGDLDGYGATFHPEAEFGATGAPQPLRGRAAIVEHSRARRAERAATGQVNRHLISGLTVRRHPDGRLTTEAHTLIIATVPGERPRTLAGALLSDELVWQGAQAAQAAQGTGGAQSGGWQVARRRITPESA
- a CDS encoding cyclase family protein, which produces MPLIDLSATVDANLWEPDTVTHTTLSAAEGAKHMTDGMRAAFGIDFSPEELPGGEFLTNDLISLTTHTGTHVDAPAHYGTRPDGTEGRTIDQLPLDWFHRPGFVLDLRELRERGRGVADAGDLRTALARIDYAPRPLDIALLHTGADAWGGTQRYFTEFTGLDGSATAFLLDLGIRVIGTDAFSLDAPFGDIIARYRATGDRSVLWPAHFAGREREYCQIERLAGLAALPRPHGFTVSCFPVKIARAGAGWTRAVAHLDDGEA
- a CDS encoding nuclear transport factor 2 family protein, whose translation is MQAEHVYSRILDFYARQMRTIDGGDAAGWAATFTEDGVFASNGLPEPVRGRAAIEAGTAVNVAAREAQGVTHRHVLSALAVEPRGTDEVFARSYVLVLENRAGHPPRPFVSTVLEDVLVHAATGSGADWQVRSRTVLRDDRPSIGTSGTGEE